In Glycine max cultivar Williams 82 chromosome 7, Glycine_max_v4.0, whole genome shotgun sequence, a single window of DNA contains:
- the LOC102665457 gene encoding uncharacterized protein: protein MEERKKYVCKYCSKRFPCGKSLGGHIRTHIMTEERSNDVVVVDGDDNNDNMFIKLDGTVMRNNKKRDLLWCEDNNNPIYGLRENPKKTVRFVHSGGGANANNNEQQQNKEDKRFCKECGKGFPSLKALCGHMACHSEKEKRTTTTTIKFEEEKLVMDSRSDTETCAPTTHPRRSKRMRVKKTINLSNHNPFFSFSSSSSSGVVPLANGSSPVSEVEQEEQEEVARCLMLLSRDSSFNFKGGRFASVTESSDNNSVILEAKLSSPDTRIGVSNGNNNNNFVSNNHAYDLVAKKLLKVKDIKFKSAEFGASDNYSGSRFFRYGPKTKMVDSDFSNDEFRWSKVEGKSSKYTASVVKKLGVEDLDYDTTHGTTRKFDSIKRNNYDLVGVSSKKIASGFGNEVYKNGTRGWKYECFEVERDNDSYDSIDDESNENSSETESFPAPRSHHKSKALNGKKCTKPKKKLKPSKKSKDHECPICYKIFKSGQALGGHKRSHFIGGSEENTMVIKQVPYFIDLNLPAPVDE from the coding sequence atggaggagaggaagaagTATGTGTGCAAGTATTGCAGCAAGAGGTTTCCTTGTGGGAAGTCTCTGGGGGGTCACATCAGGACCCATATTATGACTGAAGAAAGAAGCAacgatgttgttgttgttgatggtgATGATAACAATGACAACATGTTCATCAAGTTGGATGGTACTGTGATGAGGAATAATAAGAAGAGAGATTTGTTATGGTGTGAAGATAATAACAACCCCATTTATGGCCTCAGAGAGAACCCCAAGAAAACAGTGAGGTTTGTGCATTCTGGTGGTGGTGCCAATGCCAACAACAATGAACAGCAACAGAATAAGGAGGATAAGAGGTTCTGCAAAGAGTGTGGGAAAGGTTTCCCATCACTGAAGGCTCTCTGTGGCCACATGGCTTGTCACtcagagaaagagaagagaacaacaacaacaaccatcaAGTTTGAAGAAGAGAAACTGGTTATGGATAGTCGTTCTGACACCGAGACTTGTGCTCCAACAACTCATCCAAGGAGATCCAAGAGAATGAGGGTGAAGAAGACCATTAACCTTTCCAATCAcaacccttttttttctttttcttcttcttcttcttctggtgTTGTTCCTTTGGCCAATGGTTCTTCACCTGTGTCAGAGGTGGAGCAGGAGGAGCAAGAAGAGGTGGCTAGGTGCTTGATGCTGTTGTCTAGAGATTCTAGCTTCAACTTCAAGGGTGGTCGTTTTGCTTCGGTTACTGAATCTTCTGATAACAACTCGGTTATTCTAGAAGCAAAATTATCATCTCCTGATACCCGGATTGGTGTCAGCAATggtaataataacaacaactttGTCTCTAATAATCATGCTTATGATCTTGTGGCGAAGAAGTTGCTTAAGGTTAAGGATATTAAGTTTAAGTCTGCTGAGTTTGGTGCTTCTGATAATTATTCAGGTTCTAGATTTTTCAGATATGGTCCCAAAACCAAAATGGTAGACTCAGATTTCTCGAATGATGAATTCAGGTGGTCCAAAGTGGAGGGTAAGTCAAGCAAGTACACTGCATCTGTAGTGAAGAAATTAGGGGTGGAAGATTTGGATTATGATACAACACATGGAACTACAAGGAAGTTTGATTCAATAAAGAGGAACAACTATGATTTAGTTGGTGTTTCTAGCAAGAAGATAGCAAGTGGTTTTGGCAATGAGGTATATAAGAATGGCACAAGAGGTTGGAAGTATGAGTGTTTTGAAGTTGAAAGGGACAACGATTCTTATGATTCAATAGATGATGAGAGTAATGAAAACAGTTCAGAGACTGAATCTTTTCCTGCTCCAAGGTCTCATCATAAGAGTAAGGCTCTCAATGGAAAGAAATGCACAAAGCCCAAGAAGAAGTTGAAGCCTTCTAAGAAAAGCAAGGATCATGAGTGTCCAATCTGCTACAAAATTTTCAAGTCAGGCCAAGCCTTAGGGGGTCACAAAAGATCACATTTCATTGGAGGTTCTGAAGAAAACACTATGGTGATCAAACAAGTTCCTTACTTTATTGATCTCAATCTACCTGCTCCTGTTGATGAATAG
- the LOC102665797 gene encoding uncharacterized protein, whose product MGTKVQTLPGYYSMRDLNEESSSCGWHLYYGDKTLANGQYYHSYLSSGAADACSAHDKDNLKQTMLEHEAIFKNQVFELHRLYRVQRDLMDEVKMKDLHRNHISVETSFSTGPLASQLTSEDGKKWHVPGFPIVGSSTCARPSISGVEGIHSPLSSNKGISKQAVLFPSPNGSSSPKDVEILGFRPSKVRRKMFDLHLPAYEYIDTEENEKPGDEKISATTNFLSDRNYKHEKGANMNLFSGNGGKTAGQEDISRSKQSLRSGNGLADLNEPVHVEETNDVAYVSPQNHNSYQGGTECSDLSAKQKSRFFGLSKEDLLNSHHGTESWARNNGYLDNDRNRKMWISSIESGQAKSNPKPIPQLLKQDQSLLSSQSMQDELGKSHEPRSDCRTNRSKTDLLREKMPSGLDISERNHEYSANKLSESVASSHRHGLFAIAPSSDLARSWSHLSWDMASSTLNQKLISVQTPPSRCVNASGSLSRSSQSHQSNGMLGDSWPLNINSKINPGFLCEASGKNGFYPRTLSGSKELSVNISSISYLNHDSDCKKFPEHFNNGPANCYKSSNLNSNGNDMKSAKNINLNGILSNASSNTLVSQSGLGIMDGEQKHEEQLAVLPWLRPKTTCKNVAQNAGGLNVFQLASSSNKDESGKGSNGKFIHNVTTGLCSNDLEPKRREVSDSSSKRKILGVPIFDISHISAKESSSFTSSSVSVPNPSDVELVENNQRKHILDINLPCDASVPEFDEQAVAQVIVCETGSSTTKANSRKQIDLNLCMNEDEAFVTNIPATNLETKAEIDLEVPAVPEAEEDAIPEEKKLETPLVSPLGPQDTVEKLQDELMRHAAEAIVVLSSSCCQQVDDVISSPSEGPVVDSLSWFVDIVSSCVDDLQKKSDNSREKDGEDNEESSSDGMDYFESMTLKLTETKEEDYMPQPLVPENFKVEETGTTSLPTRTRRGPARRGRQRSDFQRDILPGLASLSRHEVTEDLQTFGGLMKATGHTWNSGLNRRSGCGRGRRRSQPQVTPTPPPPPVANIETNTPLIQQLNNIEVVGLEDRSLTGWGKTTRRPRRQRFPAGNPPSIRLI is encoded by the exons ATGGGAACCAAAGTTCAGACTCTGCCAGGATATTATTCAATGAGAGATCTTAATGAGGAATCCAGTAGTTGCGGCTGGCACCTATATTATGGAGATAAAACACTGGCAAATGGGCAGTACTATCATAGTTATCTGTCAAGTGGTGCTGCGGATGCATGTTCAGCACATGATAAGGATAATTTGAAGCAGACGATGCTTGAGCATGAGGCCATATTTAAAAATCAG GTCTTTGAACTTCACCGCTTATACAGAGTACAAAGGGATTTGATGGATGAAGTTAAAATGAAAGATTTACACAGAAACCATATATCTGTTGAGACATCATTTTCCACAGGTCCCTTGGCATCTCAGTTGACATCTGAAGATGGTAAAAAATGGCATGTTCCTGGATTTCCAATAGTTGGAAGTTCTACTTGTGCTAGACCATCTATTTCAGGCGTTGAGGGCATTCATTCTCCTTTGAGTTCTAATAAAGGAATCAGCAAGCAAGCTGTTCTGTTCCCATCCCCAAATGGGAGTAGTAGCCCGAAAGATGTTGAGATACTAGGGTTCAGACCCTCAAAGgtgaggagaaaaatgtttgaccTTCACCTCCCTGCTTATGAGTACATTGAcactgaagaaaatgaaaagcctGGTGACGAAAAGATTAGTGCCACAACAAATTTTCTTTCTGATAGAAATTATAAACATGAAAAGGGAGCCAATATGAACCTTTTTAGTGGCAATGGTGGCAAGACTGCAGGCCAGGAAGACATTTCAAGATCTAAGCAGTCTTTAAGAAGCGGAAATGGTTTGGCAGACTTAAATGAACCTGTTCATGTGGAAGAAACAAATGATGTTGCATACGTTTCTCCTCAGAACCATAATTCCTATCAAGGGGGAACTGAATGCTCTGATCTATCTGCCAAACAGAAGTCGAGGTTCTTTGGTTTGTCCAAGGAAGATTTACTGAACTCGCATCATGGAACTGAAAGTTGGGCTCGAAATAATGGATATTTGGATAATGACAGGAATCGAAAAATGTGGATTTCTTCAATAGAGTCAG GGCAAGCTAAAAGCAATCCAAAACCCATTCCTCAACTCCTCAAACAAGATCAATCACTTTTATCTTCCCAATCAATGCAAGATGAACTCGGTAAATCTCATGAGCCTAGATCTGATTGTCGAACTAATCGAAGCAAGACTGATTTGTTGAGGGAAAAGATGCCTAGTGGTTTAGATATCAGTGAAAGAAATCATGAATACTCTGCTAATAAGCTTTCAGAGTCTGTTGCATCATCACATAGGCATGGTCTCTTTGCAATTGCTCCTTCCTCAGATTTAGCTAGATCTTGGTCTCACTTATCTTGGGACATGGCAAGTAGTACCCTAAACCAAAAGTTGATATCTGTACAGACACCTCCATCTCGATGTGTTAATGCATCTGGTTCCTTGAGTAGGAGTTCCCAGTCACATCAGAGTAATGGGATGTTGGGAGATAGTTGGCCTCTAAATATCAATTCAAAGATTAATCCCGGTTTTCTATGTGAGGCATCTGGGAAAAATGGATTTTACCCCAGGACTTTATCTGGGTCCAAGGAGCTGTCAGTGAACATCTCTTCAATTAGCTATCTCAACCATGATAGTGATTGCAAGAAATTTCCTGAACACTTCAACAATGGTCCAGCAAACTGCTACAAGAgttcaaatttgaattcaaatggCAATGACATGAAGTCtgcaaaaaatattaacttgaaTGGGATACTTTCTAATGCTTCATCCAACACCTTAGTTTCCCAGTCAGGTCTTGGAATCATGGATGGAGAACAGAAGCATGAGGAGCAGCTTGCAGTGTTGCCTTGGCTTAGACCCAAGACAACATGTAAGAATGTGGCACAAAATGCTGGAGGTTTAAATGTTTTCCAACTTGCTTCTTCATCTAACAAAGATGAATCTGGAAAGGGGTCTAATGGAAAATTTATTCACAATGTAACTACAGGTTTGTGTTCAAATGATTTAGAGCCAAAGAGGAGAGAAGTTAGTGACAGCTCTAGTAAAAGGAAAATTCTTGGGGTTCCCATATTTGACATATCTCATATTTCTGCTAAGGAGTCATCTTCATTCACCTCTTCGTCTGTGTCAGTTCCTAATCCATCTGATGTAGAATTAGTGGAAAATAACCAGAGAAAACATATACTTGATATTAACTTGCCTTGTGATGCTTCTGTTCCTGAGTTTGACGAACAAGCTGTAGCTCAAGTTATTGTTTGTGAGACAGGATCATCCACAACAAAAGCCAACTCTAGAAAGCAGATTGATCTGAACTTGTGTATGAATGAGGATGAAGCATTTGTGACAAATATTCCAGCAACCAACTTAGAAACGAAGGCAGAAATAGATCTTGAAGTCCCTGCTGTTCCTGAGGCAGAGGAGGATGCCATTCCTGAAGAAAAGAAGCTTGAAACTCCTCTAGTATCACCACTTGGCCCACAAGACACAGTTGAAAAGCTGCAGGATGAGCTTATGAGGCATGCAGCAGAGGCAATTGTTGTTTTGTCATCTTCTTGCTGCCAGCAAGTTGATGATGTGATCAGCAGTCCATCAGAAGGCCCAGTGGTGGACTCTCTAAGTTGGTTTGTGGATATAGTTTCCTCGTGTGTGGATGATCTACAGAAGAAGAGTGATAATTCAAGGGAAAAAGATGGTGAGGATAATGAGGAATCTTCCTCAGATGGAATGGACTACTTTGAATCAATGACATTGAAACTGACAGAGACCAAGGAAGAAGACTACATGCCCCAGCCCCTTGTTCCAGAAAACTTCAAAGTGGAAGAAACTGGAACAACCTCGTTACCTACTCGGACACGAAGGGGGCCAGCTAGGAGAGGGAGGCAGCGAAGCGACTTCCAAAGGGATATCCTTCCAGGCCTTGCATCTTTATCGAGGCATGAAGTAACAGAAGATCTCCAAACATTTGGAGGACTCATGAAAGCAACAGGTCATACATGGAATTCAGGATTAAACAGGAGAAGTGGATGTGGTAGGGGTAGACGGCGGTCACAGCCACAGGTTACCCCAACTCCTCCCCCTCCTCCAGTGGCAAACATTGAAACAAACACCCCACTTATTCAGCAGCTTAATAACATTGAAGTGGTGGGATTGGAAGATAGAAGCCTAACAGGTTGGGGCAAGACAACCAGAAGGCCCCGTAGACAAAGGTTCCCTGCAGGTAATCCTCCATCAATCCGGTTAATCTGA
- the LOC100814395 gene encoding uncharacterized protein: MGYKRCHEANEFEDLSLNKAKRFECNNELVSLADIVTPNKAFAQTVIKGDDEDGFYNIQWHDPLETDAAKEFPYTGDKNVQTSGHFSCYSSEDDTGSGATSLSSASSCCLEFDIPQKAFVPFDDDYLAFGCSPRKSVPIGPNHQATVPVWRGKVNKMSELGIYNHDSPSSGLVSAHTIDEDEERLMGTSVLSMDESSFHLLSSNDIGQGRTECNCMDRGSIRCVRQHVREARENLMETLGEEKFVNLGFCDMGEDVSRQWTEEEEDMFHEVVYSNPASLGRNFWKHLSVTFPSQTNKEIVSYYFNVFMLRRRAAQNRSRFLDIDSDDDECQTRNPRIFGFENSDDSAIESLGDQDVRMENQDNSDDDDDNNSDDGTEDNVHGSDMGNTTEIEGEIDESPSNLQVNSQIEPWSNPDEHVNGTPGILNYNIAVGDDSCMSFECDANMDVSCHSHGLGDASSALQARGFKCDQSPHMKEKLDLSSNEMDHVYLLEPCVAKDWWYPGYSTCPTPSTDLDFLPTSNLIEEFFGHGTRDKET, translated from the exons ATGGGGTATAAGAGATGCCATGAGGCTAATGAATTTGAGGATCTTTCTTTGAACAAGGCAAAACGTTTTGAATGCAACAATGAACTGGTTTCATTAGCTGATATTGTTACACCCAACAAGGCCTTTGCCCAGACTGTTATTAAag GTGATGATGAAGATGGCTTTTACAATATTCAATGGCATGATCCACTTGAAACAGATGCTGCCAAGGAATTTCCATATACTGGTGACAAGAATGTTCAAACCAGTGGCCACTTCAGCTGCTATTCTAGTGAGGATGATACTGGTTCTGGGGCAACATCATTATCATCTGCTTCCTCTTGTTGTTTGGAATTTGATATTCCGCAGAAAGCATTTGTTCCTTTCGATGATGACTATTTGGCCTTTGGTTGCTCGCCTAGAAAATCAGTTCCCATTGGACCAAATCATCAAGCCACTGTTCCTGTTTGGAGGGGAAAAGTGAATAAGATGTCAGAGTTAGGCATATACAATCATGACAGTCCCTCCTCTGGCTTAGTATCAGCTCATACcattgatgaagatgaagagaGACTCATGGGGACTTCTGTGCTCTCAATGGATGAATCTAGCTTTCATTTGTTAAGTAGTAACGACATTGGACAAGGCAGGACAGAGTGTAATTGCATGGATCGCGGCTCCATCAGATGTGTTAGACAGCATGTTAGGGAAGCACGTGAAAATTTGATGGAGACTCTTGGGGAGGAAAAATTTGTGAACTTGGGCTTTTGTGACATGGGAGAGGATGTTTCACGGCAATGGACTGAGGAGGAAGAAGACATGTTTCATGAGGTTGTCTACAGCAATCCTGCATCATTGGGTAGAAACTTTTGGAAGCATTTGTCAGTCACTTTCCCTTCTCAAACCAATAAGGAAATTGTCAGCtactattttaatgtttttatgctGCGGAGGAGGGCTGCTCAGAACAGGTCCAGATTTTTGGATATTGATAGTGATGATGATGAATGTCAAACAAGAAATCCTAGGatttttggttttgaaaattCAGATGATTCTGCCATTGAGTCTCTTGGTGATCAAGATGTCCGCATGGAAAACCAAGAtaattctgatgatgatgatgacaataacAGTGATGATGGAACTGAAGATAATGTTCATGGAAGTGATATGGGAAACACCACTGAGATAGAGGGTGAGATTGATGAAAGTCCATCAAATTTGCAAGTGAACTCACAGATTGAGCCTTGGAGTAATCCTGATGAGCATGTCAATGGGACTCCAGGGATCCTGAACTACAATATTGCTGTCGGGGATGACTCCTGTATGTCTTTCGAATGTGATGCCAATATGGATGTGTCTTGCCATTCTCATGGTTTAGGAGATGCTAGTTCTGCTTTGCAAGCTAGGGGATTTAAATGTGATCAGAGTCCACATATGAAGGAAAAACTTGATTTGTCCAGCAATGAGATGGATCATGTTTATTTGTTGGAGCCCTGTGTTGCTAAAGATTGGTGGTATCCTGGGTACTCAACATGTCCGACTCCAAGTACAGATTTAGACTTCTTACCTACCTCCAATTTGATTGAAGAGTTTTTTGGTCATGGTACTCGGGATAAAGAGACCTGA